One Solea senegalensis isolate Sse05_10M linkage group LG3, IFAPA_SoseM_1, whole genome shotgun sequence genomic window carries:
- the mettl3 gene encoding N6-adenosine-methyltransferase subunit METTL3: protein MSDTWSNIQAHKKQLDSLRERLQRRRKDPAQLSTDSGGSTDASTARSDSPAPSAPSTSQVETEKPPDPELEKRLLGYLSDLSLSLPTDSLTITNELNNSESAVSHSCIQSLLLKFSAQELIEVQQSSSASSTVVVAVDHTKLWAMIGSAAGAQRSGIKRKAEDQTHNKRAAGFSPSTQSSASPPHSSTTSITPASSCQLAVSGSGADKKGRSSKSQSSHVDMEIESLLNQQSTKEQQSKKVSREILELLNTNTAKEQSIVEKFRSRGRAQVQEFCDHGTKEECVRSGDTPQPCTKLHFRRIINKHTDESLGDCSFLNTCFHMDTCKYVHYEIDSPPEAEGNLLGPQAGTSELGLHAGDVDSNVGKLFPSQWICCDIRFLDVSILGKFAVVMADPPWDIHMELPYGTLTDDEMRKLNIPILQDDGFLFLWVTGRAMELGRECLSLWGYERVDEIIWVKTNQLQRIIRTGRTGHWLNHGKEHCLVGVKGNPQGFNRGLDCDVIVAEVRSTSHKPDEIYGMIERLSPGTRKIELFGRPHNVQPNWVTLGNQLDGIHLLDPDVVARFKKRYPDGVISKPKNMQ, encoded by the exons ATGTCGGACACATGGAGCAACATTCAGGCGCATAAGAAGCAGCTGGACTCTCTGCGGGAGAGGCTGCAGCGGCGGCGGAAAGACCCTGCACAACTGTCCACAG ATAGTGGAGGCAGCACAGATGCTTCCACTGCCAGGAGTGACAGTCCAGCTCCATCAGCTCCATCTACCTCTCAGGTGGAGACGGAAAAACCACCAGATCCTGAGCTGGAGAAAAGGCTGCTGGGATATCTGTCTGATCTGAGTCTTTCTCTCCCTACTGACTCACTCACAATCACAAATGAACTCAATAAT TCTGAATCAGCTGTTAGTCACAGCTGCATTCAGAGTCTGCTGCTCAAATTCTCAGCTCAGGAGCTCATCGAGGTCCAGCagtcctcctccgcctcctccacaGTAGTGGTAGCTGTGGATCACACTAAACTATGGGCTATGATTGGGTCTGCAGCTGGAGCCCAGCGCTCTGGAATTAAGAGAAAAGCTGAGGACCAAACCCACAACAAAAGAGCTGCAGGCTTCTCACCATCGACACAAAGCTCTGCCTCCCCACCACATTCGTCCACCACCTCTATCACACCAGCTTCCTCCTGTCAGCTGGCAGTGTCTGGGAGCGGGGCAGATAAGAAGGGCAGGAGTAGTAAAAGCCAGTCATCTCATGTGGACATGGAGATTGAGAGCCTCTTGAACCAACAATCCACAAAAGAGCAACAGAGCAAGAAG GTGAGCAGAGAGATTCTGGAGCTTCTAAACACCAACACAGCTAAGGAGCAGTCCATCGTGGAAAAGTTTCGGTCTCGTGGCCGGGCTCAGGTCCAAGAGTTCTGCGACCACGGGACCAAAGAGGAGTGTGTGCGTTCTGGGGACACACCGCAGCCATGCACCAAGTTACACTTCCG TCGCATCATCAACAAGCACACAGATGAGAGCCTTGGGGACTGCTCCTTCCTTAACACGTGTTTCCACATGGACACGTGCAAATACGTCCACTATGAGATTGACAGCCCACCAGAGGCTGAGGGGAATCTGCTTGGGCCACAGGCAGGAACCTCGGAGCTCGGCCTCCACGCAGGCGACGTAGACAGCAACGTCGGCAAGCTTTTCCCTTCACAG TGGATCTGCTGTGATATTCGCTTTTTGGACGTTTCCATCCTGGGTAAATTTGCTGTGGTGATGGCAGACCCTCCCTGGGACATCCACATGGAGCTGCCCTATGGAACACTGACTGATGACGAGATGAGAAAACTCAACATCCCCATCCTACAGGATGAtggcttcctcttcctctgggtCACCGGcag GGCCATGGAGTTGGGTAGAGAGTGTCTCAGTCTTTGGGG TTACGAGCGTGTTGATGAAATCATTTGGGTGAAAACCAACCAGCTACAGAGAATTATCCGAACTGGGAGGACAGGCCATTGGCTGAACCACGGGAAGGAGCACTGCCTC GTGGGTGTAAAGGGAAACCCACAGGGTTTTAACAGAGGGTTGGACTGTGATGTAATTGTGGCAGAG GTTCGCTCCACCAGTCACAAGCCAGATGAAATCTATGGCATGATCGAGAGACTCTCACCCGGCACCAGGAAGATCGAGTTGTTCGGTCGACCCCACAACGTCCAGCCCAACTG